Proteins from one Stegostoma tigrinum isolate sSteTig4 chromosome 17, sSteTig4.hap1, whole genome shotgun sequence genomic window:
- the LOC125459168 gene encoding dispanin subfamily A member 2b-like has product MEGRVNQPIVDRELDSFRGPLTTDDVPSTVLTIGTGRLPVSDHVLWSLFNFLHCNFCCLGFLALVFSVKSRDCKAVGNVHGAEHYSLTSRNLNIVATSLSILTFVVLFGLLVAGVIQLPHHRG; this is encoded by the exons ATGGAAGGTAGAGTGAACCAACCCATCGTAGACCGAGAGCTTGACTCCTTCCGTGGGCCATTGACCACTGATGACGTACCATCGACCGTGCTAACTATTGGAACCGGTAGGCTACCGGTCAGCGACCACGTCCTCTGGTCTCTTTTCAACTTTCTTCACTGTAACTTCTGTTGCCTTGGGTTCCTGGCTTTAGTCTTTTCCGTTAAG TCTAGAGACTGTAAAGCTGTGGGAAATGTGCATGGAGCTGAACACTACAGCTTGACATCCAGAAACCTGAACATAGTTGCAACATCTCTGTCCATCCTTACTTTTGTGGTTTTGTTTGGACTGTTAGTTGCTGGTGTGATCCAACTTCCCCATCACAGAGGATGA